A stretch of the Bordetella genomosp. 8 genome encodes the following:
- the dut gene encoding dUTP diphosphatase yields the protein MKSVALKILDERMREFLPAYATPGAAGLDLRACLESPLTLEPGATALVPTGLAIHIGDPGYAAMILPRSGLGHKNGIVLGNLVGLIDSDYQGQLMVSTWNRGGTVFTLQPMDRLAQMVIVPVAQVAFEVVEDFQASDRGAGGFGSTGRG from the coding sequence ATGAAATCCGTCGCCCTGAAAATCCTCGATGAACGCATGCGTGAATTCCTGCCCGCCTACGCCACGCCAGGCGCGGCCGGCCTGGACCTGCGCGCCTGCCTGGAAAGCCCGCTGACACTGGAGCCCGGCGCCACCGCGCTGGTGCCGACCGGGCTGGCCATCCATATCGGCGACCCGGGCTATGCGGCGATGATCCTGCCGCGCTCCGGACTGGGCCACAAAAACGGGATCGTGCTGGGCAATCTGGTGGGTTTGATCGACTCCGATTACCAGGGCCAGCTGATGGTATCCACCTGGAATCGCGGCGGCACGGTTTTCACCTTGCAGCCGATGGACCGGCTGGCGCAGATGGTGATCGTGCCCGTGGCGCAGGTGGCGTTCGAGGTCGTGGAAGATTTCCAGGCCTCCGACCGCGGCGCCGGCGGCTTCGGCAGCACAGGGCGCGGCTAG
- a CDS encoding NADH:flavin oxidoreductase/NADH oxidase yields MTTLFSPVSLGRLQLANRIIIAPMCEYSAEDGRATDWHMIHLGHLALSGAGLLFTEATAVEPGGRITASDLGLWDDDTEASIAKVMNAIRRYSTIHMGMQLAHAGRKASSRVPWEGGNQVPSTQGGWICDAPSAVAYKEGEEPPHALDRAGLQRVKDAFAQAARRADRLGFDTVQLHAAHGYLLHQFLSPLANHRTDEYGGSLENRMRFPLEVYDVVRQAFSADKPVGVRVSATDWVDGGWDIEQTVAFAQALKARGCDYIDVSSGGMSPAQKIALGPGYQVPFAERVKRETGLPTMAVGLITEPEQANEIIEQGQADMVSLARGMLYNPRWPWHAAAELGQHVHAPKQYWRSQPRELKDLFVDANFGQR; encoded by the coding sequence ATGACCACGCTTTTTTCGCCCGTCTCGCTGGGACGGCTTCAGCTCGCGAACCGCATCATCATCGCCCCCATGTGCGAATACTCCGCCGAGGACGGCAGGGCGACGGACTGGCACATGATTCACCTGGGCCATCTGGCCTTGTCAGGCGCCGGGCTGCTGTTCACCGAAGCCACCGCGGTGGAGCCGGGCGGCCGCATCACGGCTTCGGACCTGGGATTGTGGGATGACGACACCGAGGCCTCCATTGCCAAGGTGATGAACGCCATACGTCGCTACTCGACCATCCATATGGGAATGCAGTTGGCGCACGCCGGCCGCAAGGCCTCCAGCCGCGTGCCCTGGGAGGGCGGCAACCAGGTTCCGTCGACGCAGGGCGGATGGATATGCGATGCGCCTTCCGCGGTGGCCTACAAGGAAGGCGAAGAGCCGCCGCATGCCTTGGATCGCGCCGGTTTGCAGCGGGTCAAGGACGCCTTCGCCCAGGCCGCTCGCCGCGCCGACCGGCTGGGATTCGACACGGTGCAATTGCATGCCGCCCATGGCTACCTACTGCATCAATTCCTGTCGCCGCTCGCCAACCATCGGACGGATGAATACGGCGGCAGCCTGGAAAACCGCATGCGCTTTCCGCTGGAAGTCTACGATGTCGTGCGCCAAGCCTTCAGCGCCGACAAGCCCGTCGGCGTACGCGTGTCGGCCACCGATTGGGTGGATGGCGGATGGGATATCGAACAGACGGTCGCGTTCGCGCAGGCCTTGAAGGCGCGCGGCTGCGACTACATCGACGTTTCGTCCGGCGGCATGTCGCCGGCCCAGAAGATCGCGCTGGGGCCGGGCTACCAGGTGCCGTTCGCCGAACGCGTCAAGCGCGAGACCGGCCTGCCGACCATGGCCGTGGGATTGATCACCGAGCCGGAGCAGGCGAACGAGATCATCGAGCAGGGGCAGGCGGATATGGTATCGCTGGCCAGGGGCATGCTTTACAACCCCCGCTGGCCTTGGCACGCGGCCGCGGAACTTGGACAGCATGTGCATGCGCCCAAGCAGTACTGGCGTTCCCAGCCGCGCGAATTGAAAGACCTGTTCGTCGACGCCAACTTCGGCCAGCGATAA
- a CDS encoding Nramp family divalent metal transporter: MTELIYAIAGGKAALQQGGKVPAGLRRLVGSGLLVAVGYIDPGNWATDIAGGSRFGYHLLMVVFVAAFLALGFQILVSRLALATGQDLAALTVRYLPRPLARAAWLAGEAAILATALAELIGGAIALRLLLGVPLMAGVAMTGAGTYAVLLFARNNAERHERIIAILLAIVSVSFVYLLFRANPEWTAVAQGAAQPGSALRAPEGFLIALGIVGATLMPHNLYLHSGELAERGRGLPSALRDAAMRVARSDTVISLGIATLINAAIMIVAAASLSGNGLEVTSLDQAHAVIGKTLGIGAAIVFAVALYAAGQSSTITGVLAGKVLSNGFSTGGWSDRKRALVTRAIAGTVALGMLAYTGGQNPDQLLVISQVILSLALPFALVPLVMLAVRRDVMGAYALRGIWCVLAVTATAGIIVLDGYLLVIQAVQG; the protein is encoded by the coding sequence ATGACCGAGCTGATTTACGCGATTGCGGGCGGCAAGGCTGCCCTGCAGCAAGGCGGCAAGGTGCCGGCCGGGCTGCGGCGGCTGGTCGGCTCCGGGCTGCTGGTGGCCGTGGGATATATCGACCCGGGCAACTGGGCCACGGATATCGCGGGCGGCAGCCGCTTCGGCTATCACCTGCTGATGGTCGTCTTCGTGGCCGCCTTCCTGGCCTTGGGTTTCCAGATTCTCGTTTCCCGCCTGGCGCTGGCCACCGGCCAGGACCTGGCCGCGCTGACCGTACGCTACCTGCCGCGTCCGCTGGCGCGAGCCGCCTGGCTGGCCGGTGAAGCCGCCATCCTGGCCACGGCGCTGGCCGAGCTGATCGGGGGCGCCATCGCGTTGCGCCTGCTTCTTGGCGTTCCGCTGATGGCAGGTGTTGCCATGACAGGCGCCGGCACCTACGCGGTGTTGCTGTTCGCCCGCAACAACGCGGAGCGCCATGAGCGGATCATCGCCATTTTGCTGGCCATCGTATCGGTGTCGTTCGTGTACCTGCTCTTCCGTGCCAATCCGGAGTGGACCGCCGTTGCGCAAGGCGCGGCGCAACCGGGCAGCGCCTTGCGGGCGCCGGAAGGCTTCCTGATCGCCCTGGGCATCGTGGGCGCCACTTTGATGCCGCATAACCTGTATCTGCACTCCGGCGAACTGGCCGAGCGCGGCCGCGGCCTGCCTTCCGCGCTGCGCGACGCGGCGATGCGTGTCGCCCGCAGCGACACCGTGATCTCGCTGGGCATCGCGACCTTGATCAACGCGGCGATCATGATCGTCGCGGCGGCGTCCCTGTCCGGGAACGGCCTTGAAGTGACCAGCCTGGACCAGGCCCATGCCGTGATCGGCAAAACCCTGGGCATCGGCGCCGCGATCGTATTCGCCGTGGCCTTGTATGCCGCAGGACAAAGCTCCACGATCACTGGCGTGCTGGCGGGCAAGGTGTTGTCCAACGGATTCAGCACCGGCGGCTGGTCGGACCGGAAGCGGGCCCTGGTGACCCGGGCCATCGCGGGAACCGTGGCGCTGGGCATGCTTGCCTATACCGGCGGACAGAACCCCGACCAGTTGCTGGTGATCAGCCAGGTGATCCTGAGCCTGGCCCTGCCCTTCGCGCTGGTGCCCCTGGTCATGCTGGCGGTGCGGCGCGACGTGATGGGAGCGTATGCCCTGCGCGGCATCTGGTGCGTGCTGGCGGTGACCGCAACCGCCGGGATCATCGTCCTGGATGGCTATCTGCTGGTGATCCAGGCGGTGCAGGGCTGA
- a CDS encoding ABC transporter ATP-binding protein, whose protein sequence is MTQTPLLELRDLQVAYGGIRAVRGVNLVVNPGELVCLIGANGAGKSSTLRAICGLIPVAGGQVLYQGAPIQGRRSHELVREGLVMVPEGRGIFGQLTIEENLAMGAYVRRDAAGVRADLDRVFEQFPRLAERRKQAAGTLSGGEQQMVAMGRAMIARPKLLLLDEPSMGLAPLMVEKVFEVVSAIAAEGVTILLIEQNARLALEYSQRGYVMESGELTLSGVARSLLNDPKVRAAYLGELENA, encoded by the coding sequence ATGACCCAGACTCCTTTGCTGGAACTGCGTGACCTGCAAGTGGCCTACGGCGGTATTCGCGCGGTACGCGGCGTCAACCTGGTGGTGAATCCGGGCGAACTCGTCTGCCTGATCGGCGCGAACGGCGCGGGCAAAAGCTCGACCTTGCGTGCCATCTGCGGCTTGATACCGGTGGCCGGCGGACAGGTGCTGTATCAAGGTGCGCCGATCCAGGGAAGACGTTCTCACGAACTGGTGCGCGAAGGCCTAGTGATGGTGCCCGAAGGGCGCGGCATTTTCGGCCAGTTGACCATAGAGGAAAACCTGGCGATGGGGGCATACGTGCGCCGCGATGCGGCCGGCGTACGTGCCGACCTCGACAGGGTCTTCGAGCAGTTCCCGCGCTTGGCCGAAAGGCGCAAGCAGGCCGCCGGCACTTTGTCGGGCGGCGAGCAGCAGATGGTCGCCATGGGACGGGCAATGATCGCCCGTCCCAAACTGCTGCTGTTGGACGAGCCGTCCATGGGGTTGGCGCCGCTCATGGTCGAAAAGGTGTTCGAAGTCGTTTCCGCCATCGCTGCCGAAGGCGTGACAATCCTGCTCATCGAGCAGAATGCCCGGCTTGCGCTGGAATACAGCCAGCGGGGCTACGTCATGGAGTCGGGTGAACTGACGCTGTCCGGCGTCGCGAGATCGCTGCTGAACGATCCCAAGGTGCGCGCGGCATACCTGGGCGAGCTGGAAAACGCCTGA
- a CDS encoding ABC transporter ATP-binding protein, producing the protein MNATLLEARGLGKRFGGLQALSDVSFDILSGEIYGLIGPNGAGKTTLFNVLTGLYVPEDGQCVFAGENLVGAKPHEIAALGLARTFQNIRLFANLTALENVMIGRHVRTRAGLLGAVLRNRRTRREEADIEARAHALLEYTGIAARANDIAKSLSYGDQRRLEIARALATEPRLLALDEPAAGMNASETVVLRRLIEKIRADGVTVLLIEHDMKLVMGLCDRVLVLEYGKVLAMGKPADVQRNPKVIEAYLGVGAAQEAAA; encoded by the coding sequence ATGAATGCTACCTTGCTCGAAGCCCGTGGATTGGGCAAGCGCTTTGGCGGGCTGCAGGCGCTGTCGGACGTCAGTTTCGACATCCTCAGCGGCGAGATCTACGGATTGATCGGCCCCAACGGCGCCGGCAAGACGACCTTGTTCAATGTGCTGACGGGCCTATATGTGCCGGAAGACGGGCAGTGCGTGTTCGCCGGCGAAAACCTGGTGGGCGCGAAACCGCATGAGATCGCCGCGCTGGGGCTGGCGCGCACCTTCCAGAACATACGCCTGTTCGCGAACCTGACGGCGCTGGAGAACGTCATGATCGGCCGCCACGTGCGCACCCGCGCCGGTCTGCTCGGCGCCGTGTTGCGCAATCGTCGCACGCGCCGCGAAGAAGCCGATATCGAAGCACGTGCCCACGCGTTGCTGGAATACACCGGCATCGCGGCGCGCGCCAACGACATCGCCAAGTCGTTGTCGTACGGCGACCAGCGCCGTCTGGAGATCGCTCGCGCGCTCGCTACGGAACCCCGGTTGCTGGCCTTGGACGAACCCGCGGCCGGCATGAACGCGTCGGAAACCGTCGTGCTGCGCCGGCTCATCGAAAAGATCCGCGCCGATGGCGTAACCGTGCTGTTGATAGAACACGATATGAAACTGGTGATGGGGCTGTGCGATAGGGTGCTGGTCCTGGAATACGGGAAAGTCCTGGCGATGGGCAAACCGGCGGATGTCCAGCGCAATCCCAAGGTGATCGAAGCGTACCTGGGCGTCGGCGCGGCGCAGGAGGCGGCGGCATGA